The genomic window TCAAGCGCTTCGAGTCCTGCCGCATCTGCAGGCGTCCCCTCTTCGACGTTGCTGATGATGACGCCGGAATTCACGTCATCCGGAAGATTCATCTCATTGACCAGCACTTCTGCAGGGACCGTATAGAGGTCCTGGAGCAGCACACCGAGATAAGGCCGCTGCACTTCGCCGTTCTCCTCGAGCTGTGTGACGATCTGCTCGACTTCATTCACCGGAATGGCGAAGCCGATGCCTTCGACCGTCGGCATGCTGATCTTCATGGAGTTGATGCCGATCAGGTCGCCGTTCTGGTCGACCAGTGCCCCGCCGGAGTTGCCGGGGTTGATGGCGGCATCGGTCTGGAGGACGTTCGCCTCCCAGTCGTAGTTGCCGTCGGTATCGATGTCGACGGGGACGCTCCGGTCAAGTCCGGAGATGATGCCCCGGGATACGGAGCCCGAGAATGCCTGGCCGAGCGGCGAACCGATCGCGATGGCGGTCTCACCGACGAGCAGCTGGTCGCTGTTGCCGAAGTCTATGGCATCATCGATGTTGCCGCGTTCGACGCGTACGACCGCGAGGTCCGTCCAGAGGTCGGTGCCGATGATCTCACCGCTCAGCTGGTCGCCATTTTCAAGGTTGACCTGGAGCTCCGTCGCACCTTCCACGACGTGGTTGTTCGTGACGATGTACGCATGCTCTTCAGTCAGCTTATAGATGACACCGGAGCCGGTACCCGCTTCCTCGGGTTCACTTTCCGGCCCCTCCTGGAGACCCGGTACTACTTCGCCCATCCTTTGCAGGTTGATGATCGAAACGACCGACTGCTTCGCCTTCTGGATGGCGGCCGTCGTGTCCGATACGACCTTATCGGAGTTGCCGCTCTCTTCCTTGAGCTGTCCCTTGATGTCCTCCATCTCCTGCTCGTTCTCTTCGGAGACGCTCCGATCGGCGGCCTCTTCGGTATCGGCGCCATCTTCCGCGCCGTTGCCGCCGCTGCCGTCATCGTTCAGGAAGTTGAACAGGAGCAGCATGGCGAGTGCGCCGAGAAGCCCTGCGATGAATGGCAGGAGGAAGCCGCCGAGGCAGCCGCGCCGTCTGTTGCCGTCGTTCCCGCCATTACCATCATTGATGTGTCTCTCGTCATCGGAAGGCCGGTCCGCATCGTCCGCGCCCGGGGTCATGCCGGCAGTGCCGCCCATGCTGGCTGGTGCGCTCCGGTCCCTGTATCCTTCCTCGCCCGGAGCGTAT from Salinicoccus sp. RF5 includes these protein-coding regions:
- a CDS encoding S1C family serine protease, coding for MERSKKHIIPKDRYRRKRRTFSGDEPERRDGPDQGPSQQNNVTDERESVSQAPQDEDIETQAASSDAEEVPATARRRENEQPPETEREYAPGEEGYRDRSAPASMGGTAGMTPGADDADRPSDDERHINDGNGGNDGNRRRGCLGGFLLPFIAGLLGALAMLLLFNFLNDDGSGGNGAEDGADTEEAADRSVSEENEQEMEDIKGQLKEESGNSDKVVSDTTAAIQKAKQSVVSIINLQRMGEVVPGLQEGPESEPEEAGTGSGVIYKLTEEHAYIVTNNHVVEGATELQVNLENGDQLSGEIIGTDLWTDLAVVRVERGNIDDAIDFGNSDQLLVGETAIAIGSPLGQAFSGSVSRGIISGLDRSVPVDIDTDGNYDWEANVLQTDAAINPGNSGGALVDQNGDLIGINSMKISMPTVEGIGFAIPVNEVEQIVTQLEENGEVQRPYLGVLLQDLYTVPAEVLVNEMNLPDDVNSGVIISNVEEGTPADAAGLEALDVVVSLDGNEVQNMMELRKYLYYEKEQGEEMQIEYYRDGQLQQTTATLE